A genomic stretch from Bacillus sp. N1-1 includes:
- the trmFO gene encoding FADH(2)-oxidizing methylenetetrahydrofolate--tRNA-(uracil(54)-C(5))-methyltransferase TrmFO, protein MSKHVTVIGAGLAGSEAAWQLAKRGVDVHLYEMRPKKQTPAHHTDKFAELVCSNSLRANTLTNAVGVLKEEMRKMDSVIINSADECAVPAGGALAVDRHEFAAKVTENVKNHPNVTVFSEECTKIPDGPTIIATGPLTSKDLSDQLKALSGEEYLYFYDAAAPIIETESIDMDKVYKKSRYDKGEAAYLNCPMTEEEFNTFYEALISAETVPLKEFEKEIFFEGCMPIEVMAQRGQKTMTFGPLKPVGLEDPRTGKRPYAVVQLRQDNASGTLYNIVGFQTHLKWGPQKEVIRLIPGLENADIVRYGVMHRNTFINSPNLLKPTYQYKERENLFFAGQMTGVEGYVESAASGLIAGFNAARLMNDEEPLVFPEETALGSLANYITTANPDNFQPMNANFGLFPPLETRIKSKKERNETIANRALETIQNFVKRL, encoded by the coding sequence ATGAGTAAACACGTGACGGTGATCGGCGCTGGACTTGCTGGAAGTGAAGCCGCGTGGCAGCTTGCAAAGCGAGGAGTGGATGTTCATCTTTATGAGATGCGTCCAAAGAAGCAAACGCCTGCTCACCATACTGATAAATTTGCGGAGCTTGTGTGCAGTAACTCGCTAAGAGCGAATACGTTAACAAACGCAGTCGGAGTGTTAAAAGAAGAAATGCGAAAGATGGACTCTGTTATTATTAACTCGGCTGATGAATGTGCGGTCCCTGCTGGTGGTGCACTTGCAGTCGATCGCCATGAATTCGCCGCTAAAGTAACGGAGAATGTTAAAAACCATCCTAACGTAACGGTTTTTTCAGAAGAGTGCACAAAAATCCCTGATGGACCAACAATTATTGCAACAGGTCCTCTTACATCGAAAGATTTATCTGATCAGTTGAAGGCGCTAAGTGGTGAAGAGTATTTATACTTCTATGATGCTGCTGCGCCTATCATTGAAACAGAAAGCATTGATATGGACAAAGTGTACAAGAAGTCCCGTTACGATAAGGGAGAAGCAGCGTACTTAAACTGTCCAATGACGGAGGAAGAGTTTAACACGTTCTACGAAGCGCTTATATCCGCTGAAACGGTTCCGTTAAAAGAATTTGAGAAGGAAATTTTCTTTGAGGGCTGTATGCCGATTGAAGTCATGGCCCAACGTGGACAGAAAACGATGACGTTTGGTCCTCTTAAGCCTGTTGGATTAGAAGATCCTCGCACAGGTAAGCGTCCTTATGCGGTCGTGCAACTAAGACAGGATAATGCGTCCGGTACGCTTTACAACATCGTTGGTTTCCAGACGCACCTTAAATGGGGACCACAAAAAGAAGTGATTCGCTTAATTCCGGGTCTTGAGAATGCTGATATTGTTCGTTATGGCGTGATGCACCGGAATACGTTCATTAACTCGCCTAATCTATTAAAACCAACCTATCAGTATAAAGAACGTGAAAATCTCTTTTTCGCTGGTCAAATGACGGGTGTTGAAGGCTATGTTGAATCGGCGGCATCAGGTTTGATCGCTGGGTTTAATGCTGCTCGGCTCATGAATGATGAAGAGCCATTGGTATTTCCTGAAGAAACGGCACTTGGTAGCTTAGCGAATTATATTACGACAGCGAATCCAGATAATTTCCAACCGATGAACGCTAACTTTGGTTTGTTTCCACCACTTGAAACGCGGATCAAAAGCAAAAAAGAACGCAACGAAACGATCGCGAATCGAGCCTTAGAAACAATTCAGAATTTTGTAAAAAGATTGTAA